In one Arachis duranensis cultivar V14167 chromosome 9, aradu.V14167.gnm2.J7QH, whole genome shotgun sequence genomic region, the following are encoded:
- the LOC107467743 gene encoding co-chaperone protein p23-1 translates to MYRFFASRHPPVKWAQRSDEVYITVELPDAQDVKLKLEPEGKFYFSATTGAEKIPYEIDIDLFDKVDVNNSKVSVGSRNIFYLVAKAEDKWWDRLLKQGGKPPAFLKVDWDKWVDEDDEVDEDGKMGADMDFGNFDLSKLSLGGGEEMDTEATNNADDDESDTEDEVTGQTSIDNEADTKEKVDGSPSSAPEAKA, encoded by the exons CCGCCATCCTCCTGTCAAGTGGGCTCAGAGATCTGATGAGGTATACATAACTGTCGAGTTGCCTGATGCCCAGGATGtgaagcttaaactggagccaGAAGGAAAGTTTTACTTCTCTGCGACCACTGGCGCAGAAAAGATACCTTACGAAATTGACATTGACCTGTTTGACAAGGTTGatgtaaat AATAGCAAGGTTAGTGTCGGCTCGAGAAATATCTTCTACTTAGTGGCAAAGGCTGAGGACAAATGGTGGGACAGATTGTTGAAGCAAGGAGGGAAACCTCCTGCCTTTTTGAAAGTTGATTGGGATAAGTGGGTGGATGAAGATGACGAGGTGGACGAAGACGGTAAAa TGGGAGCCGATATGGACTTTGGCAACTTCGATTTATCT AAATTGAGCTTGGGTGGAGGTGAGGAAATGGATACCGAGGCGACCAACAATGCTGATG atgaTGAGAGCGACACCGAAGATGAGGTAACAGGACAAACATCAATTGATAATGAAGCTGACACAAAAGAGAAGGTGGATGGCAGTCCTAGTTCTGCACCTGAAGCTAAAGCTTAA